The Candidatus Binatus sp. DNA window GTTGAAGGTGAAAAACAGCGAGCCCGTGTCGATTCCGATCTGCTGAACCGTGATGTCGAGTTGGTGGTTCTTCACCTTGTCCTGAAGCGGCGAAACCTCCTCGGTGCGCGGGCCGTAAACGTCGATTTGCCCCGACAGATAGCGCAGGTAGGCGGCGTTCTGGTCCTGCACGATCGTCACCGTCTGCCCGTGCAGGCGTGGCAACTGGCCGCCGTGCTCGTCCTTCATCCAATAGTCGTTGTTGCGATCGTAGCGAACGAGCTGGCTCTGCGCGTAGTGGGTCATGCGATACGGGCCGTCGCCGACGAGCTTGTCCGGGGGCGTGTCGATGCCCCAGGTATGGTTGAAATTTCCCGCCTTCCACACGGGCTCGAGGATGTGCGCCGGCATCACAGGAATGCCGATTGAATAGAGCAGCGGAGCGAACGGTTTCGCCAGATGCATGACGACGGTGTAGTCGTCGGGCGCGTCGGCGGCGATGCGTTGGTGGTCGATGGTGATCGCGGGACGGATGCTGTTGGGCACCTTGGGATCGTAGATGACGTCGAGCGTGAACAGAACGTCGTGCGCGGTGACGGGCTGGCCGTCAAACCATTTCACGTCGTGGCGGAGATGAAACGTAATCGTCTTGCTGTCGGGCGCGATCTCCCATTTTTCGGCCAGGCCCGCCTCAGGCAGGGTAGTGACGGGGTTGAGGCGGATGAGGCTTTCGAACAGATCGCTGGTCAGCGTGCCCGAGGTCGAGTCGGTGATCAGAATCGGATTGAAGGTGCGCGGATCGCTGGCCACGGCGCTGTAGAGGATTTGATTTTTCTCGTGATCGCTCCCGGGCCGGTTCACCCGGCATCCGGGAAAAATCGCGAGCGACGATATGGCAATCGCGCAGGTGATGGCGGGCAGGATTCGCTTGAGCCGGCTTTCAGCTTTCATTTGCAAACGCGCGGGCATCGTCAAGGCTCAAATTCATCAAAGTGGCTCCTGGAGCCGGTGTCAACACGAACGTCGAATCGGGGATGGCTCCATTGACGATCGGCCGGAGATAACGAAACGTCACGTGGCTGCCGGCCGCCGGAAAAGTCGCATCGACGACGTACGGAAACATCACTCCGCCGATATCATGATAGTCGCTGTAACGCACCTCGTAGTTGACGCGGCCGCCGGCGTTGCCCGCCGTTACCCGCACCATCGCGAGATTGCCGCCCAAAAATCCAAGCTCGCGAGTCCCTGACGCGGTGTTGTTGTTGCCATACGACGCGACGATCATCGCGCCGTCGCTCGACACCGAGTCTGCGATTCCATTGAGCGCGAACTCGGGCGGCGCAAGTCCCATCAGCAGACCCACGGCGTCGGCGGGCGCCATCGGGATTCGCACGTACCTGTAGAGCGTGTCGGCGGTGGCCTGGCCGCGCATGAAGCGATTGCGCCCCGGCTCGAAGATTGCGAGTTCCGAGCCCTGTGCCGCGAGCAGCAATGCCACGCCGAACGGCGCCATCGCCTCGACGCGCAAATTGGCGGGCCGCTTGACGACGATTTCCTCTTTGGCCTTCAGGTGCTGATCGCCGGCAGTGTATTCCATGACGGCCGGGGTCTGCATGGAGTCGAGCCTTTTTTCACGCTCGGCCAGCGCCGCGATCAATTTCTGGACTTGATATTTACCGGCGTCGAAGCCCGCTATCGGGGTCTCGGGCTGTGCAACGGGGGGAGGACGAACGATGAAGCAGGCGGAAGTTGCGAGCGTCGCCAGCAGCAGCATCGAGGCGAGCGCCGCGAGCGAAACAGTTTTTCGGCGCGCAGCGCGTTCAGTGGCCCGCGCTGGCGGCATTCTGCAGGACCTGAATTTTATCCTTGAGCCGTGCGACCTGGTCGGATTCCTGCGCCTTCTTCAGCGCGTCCGAGTACTCCTGGCCCGCTTCCTTGACTTTGCCCAGCTTGCGATACGCGTCGCCAAGATGCTCGGTGATAGTGGGGTCGTTGCCGGTCAGGTTGACCGCGCGCTCCAACTGCTCGACGGCGCGCTTGTAGTCGCCTTTCTGATAGTAAACCCATCCCAGGCTATCGACGTAGAAGCCGTCTTCGGGCTCGATATCGAGCGCGCGCTTGATTAGCTTTTCGGCCTCGACCAGGTTGGCGCCCTGTTCGGCGTAACTGTAGCCGAGGTAGTTCAGCGCCTGCGCATTGGCGGGATTGAGCTCGATCGCCTTTCTCATCTCGGCCATGGCTTCTGCGCGCTGTTTGTTCTGATCGAGCGCTGCGCCGAGCGTGAAGCGGAACTTGTCACTTTTGGGATCGGCCGCGACCATCTTGCGCGCGAGCTCGATCGCTGCCGGATAATCCTTCTTTTCCTGATAGACGCCGACCATGAAGCCGATGATTTCGGGGTCGTTGGGCTTACTGGCGAGCGCGTCCTTCAGCGCGCCGAGCGCGTCGTCGTACTTGTTCTGCTTGTCGTACAGGTAGGCGAGCTGCAGCCGCGACTCGACGTAATGCCCGTTGTCGGCGGGAATTTTGTCGAACTCGCGGATCGCCTTGTCGTTCTCGGAAAGTTCCGTGTACACCGTGCCGAGGTAATAGTGGACGCGGTAGTTGTTCGGCTCGGAGCCAAGCACGAGGTTGAACTCGGTCGCGGCGTCGTCAAAATTGCCCTGCTCGAGGTAGAGCAGGCCGATCTTGGTGCGGGTGTCGGCGGGATTGGTTTCGACCTGCTCGGCGCGTTTGAGCTCCTCCAATGCCTGGTCGTATTTTTTCTGACCGACCAGGATTTCCGCCTTGCGCTTTCGAACCAGCTCGTTGTTCGGGTTGATTTGCGTGATCTTGTTGTAATACGCCAGCGCGTCCTGGGGCCGCTGCTGGCGCTCGCGCAACAGCGCAAAATCAAGCAGCACCAGCTCCGACTGCGGATTGAGATCGAGCGCCTTTTGATAATATTTTTCGGCGGCCGGGTAGTTCTTCGACGCCACCATCACCTTGCCGGCGTAGTAGTAGCCAAGGAATGAATTGGGATCGAGCTTGATCAGCTGCTCGAAGGTCTTCTCGGCTTCGCCGAAATCGCCCCGCTTGGCGTAGAGGGTGCCGAGATACAGATAGGCTTCCTGATTTTTGGGATTGAGACGCAATACCTCGCGGTAGTCCTTTTCCGCAGTCGCGTCGTCGCCGAGCGCCGAGCTGATGCCTGCGCCGAGCAGACGGCCGTCGGCGGAATCCGGATTGATCGCGAGCGCCTGGTTCACCTGCTCGAGCGCCTCCTTCAGGCGCCCGTCGCGGACGTAGAGCGTGGCCAGGCGAACCTTGAGCGCGGCGTTGGTGGGATCGTACTGGACCGCCTCGGCGTAATCCTTGAGCGCCTCTTCGCGGTCGCCTTCATTCATCGCGAACTCGGCCTTCAGGAACGCGCTCATCGCGCGCGCATCGGCAGGGACCTCCACCGCCGGCGCGCCGCCGAAGGGATTATCCCCGCCCACGCTGACGGTGCGAACCGGCTCGAACTTCGTGCTGGTGATTTTGGCGCAGCCAACAAACGCAATCGACGCGGCGCCGAGTGCGATGATCGCGCGTGTACTAAAAAATATCATGATCGAAACGAATTTCCGGGAGAGCTTCTCAATTGGGGCTCGCACCACGCTGTATGGATCGTCAACGCGCAGTGTCCCGCGCCTTCATAGCCGGTCGCCGACCTTTGCGCATCCTTTACATTATAAGGATTCCGCCACTGGATGCGACTGCGCAACCCTCATTTGATTTCCGGCCTGCTTGCCACCACGCGTCGCCTCGGATAGGGAGGGGGGCCGGAGCCGCCCCGCAATTGCCGCACGTCCCGACGGAAAACATGCGTTCCCGAGCGCCTTCGAGCGCCGCCCCGCCGGCGCATCGTTCGCCCCGCAAGCTCGGGCTCATCCCGCTGGTATGCGTGATGTACCTGGTCGTAAGCGGCGGCGCGTACGGCCTCGAGGATGCGGTCCGGATGGCGGGGCCGCGCCTGACGCTGATGCTGTGTCTCATCGTGCCGCTGACGCTGAGCCTGCCGACGGCACTGATGGCGGCGGAGTTGACGGCCTTGATGCCGGTGGAAGGCGGCTTCTACTTTTGGGTCAAGGAAGCGCTCGGACCGCTGGCCGGCTTCGCCGAGGCATATTTGACAATTCTGTACACCGCCGTGGACATGGCGATTTATCCGGTGCTTTTCGCGGGCTATCTTTCGTTCATCCTTCCGCTCGGCCCGACGGCCCAAATTGCGATCGGCGTCGCGCTGGTATGGCTGGCGGGTGGACTTAATTTTCTCGGCGTCAGGCCGGTTGGGATGGCGTCGATCGTGCTTGCCGCGATGCTCGTGTCGCCGTTCGCGGCGCTGGTGATCGTTGGCCTCCCGCGCCTGGTTCATTTCACGATGCCGACGCCGCCGCTGTTCGGCGCGGATCCGTGGGGTGCGATGGCGGCGGGACTGACGGTGGTCATATGGAACTTCAGCGGATGGGAAAACCTGAGCGTCGTGTCCGCGGAGATCGAAAATCCGCAGCGTAACTATTTGCGCGCCATCCTGATCGCGCTGCCGATAATGGTCGCCGGCTACGTGCTTCCGCTGGCGGTGTCCGTCTCGGGCGCCGTCACCGCCGCGGACTGGGGCACCGGCTCGTTCTCGCACGTGGGCTACGCCATCGGCGGACCCGCGCTTGGCGGCGCGCTGGCGCTGGGCGGCGCGGTGATGTCGTTCGCGGTGTTCGAGGCCGCGATGCTGTGGGTGTCGCGGATGCCGTTCGTGCTCGCTCGCGAGCGCTACCTGTCGCCGCCGCTGGCCGAGCTCTGGTCCGCGACCGCGACGCCGGGCAAGTCGATTCTGCTCTGCTGCATCGTCTTCACGCTGCTCGTGCCGGTCGGATTCGTCGGGCTGGTCGTGCTCGACGTATTCTTTTACATGGCGGCGCTTGTGCTGGAGCTGCTCGCCCTGATCCGGCTGCGGAAACGGATGCCGGATCGCACCGGGATGTTCACGATTGGCGGCGGCCGCGTCGGTCTCGCGCTCGTCGGATCGCTTCCGATTCTGACCTGGGCCGCGACTTTCGGGTTGGCCGTCTCGGCCGGCGTAGGCAAGGTCGATTTCATCCTGGCGATCGTGCTCGGCGTATGCGTTTGGCCCGCCTACGCGATTTGCAGGCGGCGCTACGGCGGGCCGCCCGCGATCGATCCTCCGCCCACCAGCATCACTGCATGAGGCGTTAGTTCCGCGCCGTCAGCCGATACAGCGCGACCACCTTGTTCTGCGAGATTGGCTCGACGGTGAATTTTTCCTGCAACTGATCGAGCTCAGTCTTGAGCACGCCGGCGTAATCATCCGACTCGGGCGCGGCAAGCAAAAGAAAGACCGGGGTCTTCGCGCCCATCGCCGATGCGAGCGAGTCCGCCTCGGCGGACATTTGAGAACCGTCGAACACGACCGGCGGCACCGCGCCGTTCCATCCCGAAGCGCGTTTCTCGTACAGGCGATGCAGATGGTAGTCGGTGAATCGTTCGCCCGGGTCGAGCGAGTTCAGGCCGACGAAGCGCCGATCTTCACCGGGCAAATACAGTTCCAGAAACTGCAGCGAGATATTGCTGACTACGGTCGCGTCGTCAGGCAGCGTCGAATCCTGCTCCTCGAGGCTCGCAACCATTGCGGAGTCCGCGGGCCGCGCGCTCAATCGCACGGCCGCTTCCGAAGCCATCGACACGATCAGAGCCAAGTCGAGCACGATCACGCCCGCCGCGCCCGCGAACTGACCGGCGCTTCGACGCCGGTTTCGGAACACGTCGCGCATCCATCGATTCGCCACCGACGCGCCCGAGCCCGCCGCGATGAACAGTACGAACGCGGCCGGCAGGATGAAGGCCACGTCGGTGAACACGTAGAAACAGTAGAGCCCGGTCAATGCGGCAAGGTAGCCGAGCCCGAACCAAATCAGGCGCCGCGCCGCGGATCTTCCGGTCGCGCGAAGGGTCGCGATGAACCCGACAATCGCGAACACCGCCGCCGCGAATGGGTAGAGGAAGTATCGCGAGTCGCCGGGATCGCCGAGCATCCCGTCCAGCCCGAGGATCGTTGTGGCGTACACGACGACGTTGCCGTGCGGATTTCGCGGCATCGTGGGACCGAACAGATACGCGATGCTGAAGGTCTTGCCGCCGGCGCCATAGACCTCGGGCACCCACCACACGTAGCCGCTGGCGAACGCGCTGCCGAGATTGATCGCGTTCTGATGCAACTGCCACGCGACCGGAATCGCGAATCCAATCGCTACTCCGATCGCCGCTTTGACGATGCCTGGAAGATCTCGATGTTCAAGCGGCACCATCAAGACGCACAATGCGAGACCAACAAGGATGACGGCGTTGGTCGGGCGAATGATCGTCGAGAACCCCGCGAAGAGACCGAACATCAGCCATGCCGACATCCGCATCCAGCTCGGCGATTGGATCGCGTAGTCCGATGTCGCCAACACCAGCATCACCGCGGCGCAGATCGTCACGCACAACGTGGGCACGTCGCTCATCACGAGGTATGAATAGGTGATGAAGACGGGGGAGAGCGCGAGCGTCAGTGCCGCAATCGCGCCGGCCGCGCGCCCGAAATAGGCGCGCGCCAGCATGAAAATGCCGAAGACCGAGAGCAGCCCGAGAATGAACGAGGCGAAAAACAGTGGAAGGTGTTCGCCAAAGATGCCGTGGAAGAATCCGAGGATCGCCGGGTAGCCGCCGGTATAGCGCGACGGGTAAGTATATCCACCGAAATGCAGCACCGCACCGCGACCATTTGCCAGGTTCACCGCCGACGCGGCGTACTCGAGTCCATCCGGCCAAGGCATCAATTCGAGTCCGCGTCGCCAGCCGGTAGATTTAACCATCACCATCGCGAGCTGCATGATCGCAGCGACGATTCCCCATTCGAGAATGCCCGGTATAAGGGGTACGCCCGACGGGGTCATGCGGGGCGGTTTCGATGACTTCGCGCGGCTCATCGCGGCGCATCTCCGCGGCCGCCGGCAACGCCGACGCCGTGCGCATCGGCGCATGGCTGGTGGTCGTGCTGCTCATCCCGCGCGTCGTGCGGATGCTCTACCCGGAAGTGTGGGTCGAGGACGATTTCTACCTCGAGAGCGCGTGGCTCGTGAGCGTCGGGATGCGCCCGTATCTGGATTTCGTTCACCCGCATATGCCGCTGCTCGAATGGATTGCGGGATGCTATCTCAAGTTGTTCGGCACAAGCCATCTGTCGGTCGAAATCCTGAGCGAGGCGGCGATTTTCGCCGCCAGCATCCTGACTTACTCGCTCGCACGCAAGGTCGCCGGCCGCCGCGCCGCCATCGCCGCGTCGATTCTATACGCATACAGCTCGCTCGTCTTTCGCTACCACGTTTACGAGCGCGAGAGCTTCATCGCGCCGCTGATTATCCTGGGGGCGATCGTCACGCTCGCCGATACGACGGCGGCGGTCAGCCAGGCGGCGATTCTTGCGGCGATTTTCTTCGTCGCATGCGCGATCAAGTTGACGGCGGTGATTCCGTTTGCCGTGATGCTGGCCTTCATCGCCGTCGCGTACCGGCGAATCGCGGGCGCGATCGTCTCGGGCGCCGTCTTTGCGCTCGCGCTCGCCGGGTTCAGCGCCCTGCTCTACCGCCTCTACGGCGGCGAGTTCATCTTTCAGACGTTCGTGTTTCATTTTCTGAAGGGGCGCGACACCGCCGGCAGCATCGTGACTTACCCGCGGATGATCCTCGACGTGCTCGCGCCGCTGTTCGTGCTCGGATGCATCCGGCTCATTGC harbors:
- a CDS encoding ABC transporter substrate-binding protein, whose product is MKAESRLKRILPAITCAIAISSLAIFPGCRVNRPGSDHEKNQILYSAVASDPRTFNPILITDSTSGTLTSDLFESLIRLNPVTTLPEAGLAEKWEIAPDSKTITFHLRHDVKWFDGQPVTAHDVLFTLDVIYDPKVPNSIRPAITIDHQRIAADAPDDYTVVMHLAKPFAPLLYSIGIPVMPAHILEPVWKAGNFNHTWGIDTPPDKLVGDGPYRMTHYAQSQLVRYDRNNDYWMKDEHGGQLPRLHGQTVTIVQDQNAAYLRYLSGQIDVYGPRTEEVSPLQDKVKNHQLDITVQQIGIDTGSLFFTFNRNPRHYLKSGVTNPKLGWFTDLKFLQAMAHMIDKKSMIDLVFHNLAVPAVADISPENKIFHNPNLKDYDYDPKLAAGMLEAAGYHLAKPGVRTDPKGNRLEFDLTTNTGAPERNEMCTIFKQDLESLGIKVNYRPFEFTTLVDKLDSSFDWDCVLIGFTGGIEPNDGANFYRSSGNLHLWNPNQPKPATAWEAEIDTLLDQGASEMDITKRAPYYWKIQQILHDQLPILETVRQQRYSSWENSLENYQPKVWGLYKPEWVEFKPD
- a CDS encoding tetratricopeptide repeat protein; translated protein: MIFFSTRAIIALGAASIAFVGCAKITSTKFEPVRTVSVGGDNPFGGAPAVEVPADARAMSAFLKAEFAMNEGDREEALKDYAEAVQYDPTNAALKVRLATLYVRDGRLKEALEQVNQALAINPDSADGRLLGAGISSALGDDATAEKDYREVLRLNPKNQEAYLYLGTLYAKRGDFGEAEKTFEQLIKLDPNSFLGYYYAGKVMVASKNYPAAEKYYQKALDLNPQSELVLLDFALLRERQQRPQDALAYYNKITQINPNNELVRKRKAEILVGQKKYDQALEELKRAEQVETNPADTRTKIGLLYLEQGNFDDAATEFNLVLGSEPNNYRVHYYLGTVYTELSENDKAIREFDKIPADNGHYVESRLQLAYLYDKQNKYDDALGALKDALASKPNDPEIIGFMVGVYQEKKDYPAAIELARKMVAADPKSDKFRFTLGAALDQNKQRAEAMAEMRKAIELNPANAQALNYLGYSYAEQGANLVEAEKLIKRALDIEPEDGFYVDSLGWVYYQKGDYKRAVEQLERAVNLTGNDPTITEHLGDAYRKLGKVKEAGQEYSDALKKAQESDQVARLKDKIQVLQNAASAGH
- a CDS encoding APC family permease; its protein translation is MRSRAPSSAAPPAHRSPRKLGLIPLVCVMYLVVSGGAYGLEDAVRMAGPRLTLMLCLIVPLTLSLPTALMAAELTALMPVEGGFYFWVKEALGPLAGFAEAYLTILYTAVDMAIYPVLFAGYLSFILPLGPTAQIAIGVALVWLAGGLNFLGVRPVGMASIVLAAMLVSPFAALVIVGLPRLVHFTMPTPPLFGADPWGAMAAGLTVVIWNFSGWENLSVVSAEIENPQRNYLRAILIALPIMVAGYVLPLAVSVSGAVTAADWGTGSFSHVGYAIGGPALGGALALGGAVMSFAVFEAAMLWVSRMPFVLARERYLSPPLAELWSATATPGKSILLCCIVFTLLVPVGFVGLVVLDVFFYMAALVLELLALIRLRKRMPDRTGMFTIGGGRVGLALVGSLPILTWAATFGLAVSAGVGKVDFILAIVLGVCVWPAYAICRRRYGGPPAIDPPPTSITA
- a CDS encoding glycosyltransferase family 39 protein gives rise to the protein MSRAKSSKPPRMTPSGVPLIPGILEWGIVAAIMQLAMVMVKSTGWRRGLELMPWPDGLEYAASAVNLANGRGAVLHFGGYTYPSRYTGGYPAILGFFHGIFGEHLPLFFASFILGLLSVFGIFMLARAYFGRAAGAIAALTLALSPVFITYSYLVMSDVPTLCVTICAAVMLVLATSDYAIQSPSWMRMSAWLMFGLFAGFSTIIRPTNAVILVGLALCVLMVPLEHRDLPGIVKAAIGVAIGFAIPVAWQLHQNAINLGSAFASGYVWWVPEVYGAGGKTFSIAYLFGPTMPRNPHGNVVVYATTILGLDGMLGDPGDSRYFLYPFAAAVFAIVGFIATLRATGRSAARRLIWFGLGYLAALTGLYCFYVFTDVAFILPAAFVLFIAAGSGASVANRWMRDVFRNRRRSAGQFAGAAGVIVLDLALIVSMASEAAVRLSARPADSAMVASLEEQDSTLPDDATVVSNISLQFLELYLPGEDRRFVGLNSLDPGERFTDYHLHRLYEKRASGWNGAVPPVVFDGSQMSAEADSLASAMGAKTPVFLLLAAPESDDYAGVLKTELDQLQEKFTVEPISQNKVVALYRLTARN
- a CDS encoding ArnT family glycosyltransferase — protein: MTSRGSSRRISAAAGNADAVRIGAWLVVVLLIPRVVRMLYPEVWVEDDFYLESAWLVSVGMRPYLDFVHPHMPLLEWIAGCYLKLFGTSHLSVEILSEAAIFAASILTYSLARKVAGRRAAIAASILYAYSSLVFRYHVYERESFIAPLIILGAIVTLADTTAAVSQAAILAAIFFVACAIKLTAVIPFAVMLAFIAVAYRRIAGAIVSGAVFALALAGFSALLYRLYGGEFIFQTFVFHFLKGRDTAGSIVTYPRMILDVLAPLFVLGCIRLIANRMVNRAVVLVIGIVAAEYAFYGVLSPTAWGHNYLEAIPFVAIVAGIGATLLVRAIADLIAGAQAPHRWKLVAGGAALIAIFLIWITPIVNENWLHGAVYGFGFVPRAEISQLAGALRAVSHPGDDVIAPSFVCFEAGRRELIRYPETYGVYREAKAEYDRDGFFAARRHLGAADFFQIISDTQHFWIEQMRDAIAGGKVSAVISDSPIQMFPLVLVPEDFLSSNGFRVVLTTDHFTLWSRTPAPRVTPAP